In Gimesia benthica, a single window of DNA contains:
- the bshB1 gene encoding bacillithiol biosynthesis deacetylase BshB1 produces MGSQLDVLVVAPHPDDAEISVGGTILACKAAGQRVGVVELTNGEPTPYGSPEIRAKETAASTEVLQLDWRENLQLPNRSLESSLTARRQLAEIFREQQPKVILAPYWEDVHPDHVAASHLVDAARFWSKLSKTDMSGERYWPPQIYYFWSIHLRIHPKPSFVFDISPHIEQKMQAVRCYESQMIQGRSEEHPTVLDDIKDRARYWGWTIHRAYGEPFASREEIGIQSFLPLSAAK; encoded by the coding sequence GTGGGTTCTCAATTAGATGTACTGGTCGTCGCCCCGCATCCCGATGATGCGGAAATCAGCGTGGGAGGCACTATTCTGGCCTGCAAAGCCGCGGGACAGCGTGTGGGAGTTGTGGAGTTAACCAATGGTGAGCCAACGCCTTACGGCAGTCCCGAGATCCGGGCGAAAGAGACCGCAGCCTCGACGGAGGTCCTGCAACTGGACTGGCGGGAGAATCTGCAACTGCCGAACCGGAGTCTGGAATCGAGTCTGACTGCCCGCAGACAACTGGCCGAAATCTTTCGTGAACAGCAGCCGAAAGTGATTCTCGCCCCCTATTGGGAAGACGTGCATCCCGACCACGTGGCCGCCAGCCATCTGGTGGATGCCGCCCGATTCTGGTCGAAGCTCAGCAAGACTGATATGTCGGGCGAACGCTATTGGCCGCCCCAGATCTATTATTTCTGGAGCATTCACCTGCGGATTCATCCCAAGCCGAGCTTCGTGTTTGATATTTCGCCGCATATCGAGCAGAAAATGCAGGCGGTTCGCTGCTATGAAAGCCAGATGATCCAGGGGCGTTCCGAAGAGCATCCGACGGTGCTGGATGACATCAAGGATCGGGCCCGTTACTGGGGCTGGACCATTCATCGCGCCTATGGTGAACCCTTTGCCAGTCGTGAAGAGATCGGAATTCAAAGTTTTCTACCATTGTCGGCGGCGAAATGA